The region TACGCTTCACGCAGGTACACATACTCTCCACCAGCTTGGGGAAACATGGCCGCCAGTTCGGCCCAAGCCAACGCACCGGCGAGCGAGAGTACGCCGCCAAAGGCCCAGACGGCCAGCATCCAGCCAGGACTGGGCACGTGCTGGGCGATGATGCCGGTGGTGGTGAAGATGCCAACGCCAATGGTGTTGCCCACCACCAGCATCGTGGCACTGAAGGAACCGATGGAGTGTCGCGCTCCGAGTGCCGACTGCTGAGTCATAGAAGCGGAGGGGGGGTTGGTGCTCAAGAGGAGGCTGAAGAGTGGAGGATTGTCACTCAAGTGGAATGAGGACTCATTGCTCAGTCCTCATTCCTCGTCACTCTCTTCAGGCGGCGACTCGTGCTTGAGTTCGCTTTCTTCGTGCAGGTAATCGATGGTCTTATGCATCTGTTCGCGCTCGCGATCAAGGAACCGCGCGACCGCCGCCGCGAGGCGCTCGTCGGCAAAAAAATGCATGCTGACCGTGGGCTGCGGGTCGAATCCGCGCAGGCGTTTGAAATCGCCTCCGGCACCCGGCTCGAAGCGTGCGAAACCGTTCTGGATGCAATGCCGAATGGCCGCGTAGTAGCAGACGTTGAAGTGCAAATGCCGCACCTCGCGGAACGCGCCCCAATAGCGGCCGTACATCACCCCACTTTTCTGTACGTTAAAGGTGCCAGCAACTAACTCTCCGCGTTGATGCGCCACGACGAAACAGAGATTGCGCTTGAAGCGCTGCCCGAGCAAATCGAAGAAACGCGGCTGCAAGTACTGCCGCCCCCAATAGAGTTTATCCAGGTGCGTCTTATACAAGGCGAACATGCGCGGCACCAGTTCGTCGGGAATCGCGTCGCCACTCAGCGCGGTAATCTCGACTCCCTGGTCGTTCATCTCACGCATTTCCCGTTTGATCTGATTGCGCCGTTTGGTGCGGAAGTGGGCGAGATAATCTTCGAAGGCGCGGTAGCCATAATTAAGCCATTGATATTGCAAGCCCACGCGTTTGAGGTAGCCGAGTTCCGCCAAAATCTCCGTCTCGTCGTCAAGACAGAAATTCACATGTACGGAAGACAGTTCGTTTTGCCGACAGACTTCTTGCAGCGTCTGCCCCAAGAGGCGCACGAGCACAGGGCGATCCGCTCCCGGCGCGGTCAAAAACCGTATTCCGGTGGCCGGGGTAAACGGAGCAGCGACCAACATTTTTGGGTAATACGAGATCCCTGCACGTTCAGCAGCATCCGCCCACGAATGATCGAAGACGAATTCGCCCATGCTGTTTCCCTTGAGATAGAGTGGGCAGGCAGCGACAAGACGGTTATCTTCGAAGACCGCCAGATGTTGCGGTTGCCACCCGGCGCGCGACCCCACGCAGCGCGCTTCCTCCATGCTGGAGAGCCAGGCCCATTCCAGAAAAGGAGAGCCCGTGCCGACGAGGACGTCCCATTGGGCTTCCTCAACTTCAAGCATGCTTTGGAGCACTTTGACTTGCAGCATGGTAGCGGGCATTATTGGCAGGCATTCAAAGAGATGCAAGAGCAGGCAGGGCGACCGCAGCGTTGCCCCAACCTCCAAAATACAAGAGCAAGAGAAGAGAAACAGTCTTATATGCAGCCTGGTATGATCGTCGCCTATCGAGAACGTGGACATCTTGCGCTAGGGCTCGTCGAAAAAGTCAGTCTTCCACCCGCAAAAGTACAGTTGGATTTGATCGGAGAGGATGGCAAGAAATCCGTGCTGGCCCTCGATCGCTTGTTGTTCGAGAGCCGGCTGACTGTGCCCCTCTCCCTGCCGCTTCCCGAAATTAAAAAACGCTTGCAGGAAACGCGCAGCCAGATCGACGCCACCGCCCACACTATCGACCTGAAAGAGCTGTGGGAACTAGTCCGCGAGGAAACGGAGGCGGAATTCCCTTGGGACGAATTAGCCGGCTATCTCCTTTCGTCCACCGAGCATGCATTCGCGCGTCTGGGCGTGCTCGACGCCTTGCTGCGCCAGAATCTGTATTTCAAAGAAAAAAAAGCTGGGATCTTCACTCCCCGCACCGAGGACAGCATCGCCGAGATCCTGCGCCAACACCAACTCGAACAAGAACGGCTGCACATGCAGCAAGCATTTTTCTCCTGGGCACGAGAGCGGGTGGCGACTCCGGGGTCGCCGATCCCCATCCCCGCAGGGGCGGAGCGGTACCTGGAACCGATCAAAGGATTCGCGCTGAATGGAGACCTCTACGAGAAAAAGCTCCAAGCGCAGAAGCTCATGGAAGAGATTGGGTTCCGTGGCAAAGGCCATCCCTGGGATGTCGCCTTTCAGCTCTTAGTCACCCTCGGCGTGTGGGAAGAAGACGAAGAACTTAGCCTCCTCCGCTATCACATCCCGACGCGCTTCCCGACCGAAATCGTAACCGCAGCCGAGGCCGTCCCCGAGTTCGCTCCGGGTTGCACCGGCTATGAAGATCTCACGTCGCTGTTTACCTTCACGATCGATGACGCCGACACCATGGAGATCGACGACGCTCTCAGCGTCAGCGAAAACGACGGGGTCACGCGGGTGGGCGTACATATCACGGACGTGGGATTTTTCGTTCCTCCAGAAAGCGAACTCGACAAAGCCGCGCTGGCCCGCGGCACCACCGTATATCTGCCGCGCGGAAAACTGCCCATGCTCCCGCCGTCGCTGAGCGAAGACAAAGCGAGTCTCATTGCCGGGCAGGTACGCCCAACCCTCAGCTTCTTTGTCACTGTCGATCGAACCGGCGTCATAACCGACGAACAGATTCGACGCGGGGTGATTCGCGTCGGGCAACGGTTGTCTTACGCCGAAGCCGATGTATTGCTCCACAATGAAGACAAAACTGCTATCGCCGCCGCGCTGCACCTCCTGCTTCAGGTCGCTCAGATGCGCAAGGCGCAGCGTATCGCTCAAGGCGCTATTGTCATCGACGGAGAAGAGATCAAGGTCAAAGTCCACGAAGGCGAGGTCACGGTCACCGCGCTGCCGAACGAGTCGCCTTCTCGCTCCCTCGTCGGCGAGTGTATGATCCTCGCTAATGAAATGGCAGCACGCTATTGTCGGGATCATCGCCTCCCTGCGCTCTACATTGCCCAGCCGCCACCAGATGAGCCTGTACTTCCGGCGGTGTCTTTCCCGACGCAACGAGTCTACGTGCAGGCGACGCGGCGACTCATGAAGCCCTCGCAGATCGGCACCACGCCAACTCCGCACACGGCACTCGGTCTGAACGTGTACACCCAAGCCACCTCGCCGTTGCGTCGGTATCATGACCTCCAGATGCACCACCAGATCAAACATCACCTGGAACACGGCACGCCACTGTTCAATAGCGAGCGGCTGCAGATGATTGCCGCCGGCGCGCAAGAGTCGTCGACGGCGGCGAAGCGTTGCGAGCGGGAAAGCACCCGCTACTGGCTGCTGCGCTTCTTAGAAAGAAAGAAAGGACAGACGATCGGAGGGCAGGTTGTCCGCGAATACAACGGACGGTCGTTTGTCGAGCTGGACGAGACGCTGATTGTCGTACCGCTCGCGGCCAACACGCCCTTGCCGCTCGGCACCGAGGTCCAGCTCGTCATCAACCATGTGGATGCACGCCGCGATATGCTCAGCGTGCGGCTGGCTGACGGGGCGCAATAGAAGCACGACGTGCCGTGCCCCGGTCTGGAAGAGCAACGTAGTAGTCTGTCCGGGTGATTCTGAGAGATGTCATTCTGAAAGGCCCCTCGCTTCCGCTCATCCTGAGCGTAGCGCAGCGAAGTCGAAGGACGCTCGGGGTAAACTCCGCGACGAGGAATCTCAAGAGGACAGGGACCACACGAGATTCCTCGCCTCCATTGCATTCCGGCTCGGAATGACAACCCCGCAAGTTCCCATGGACAAAGTACTAGTTCTGTAAATTCTGCAGGTGTGGCATCACCTCGG is a window of Deltaproteobacteria bacterium DNA encoding:
- a CDS encoding GNAT family N-acetyltransferase; the protein is MLQVKVLQSMLEVEEAQWDVLVGTGSPFLEWAWLSSMEEARCVGSRAGWQPQHLAVFEDNRLVAACPLYLKGNSMGEFVFDHSWADAAERAGISYYPKMLVAAPFTPATGIRFLTAPGADRPVLVRLLGQTLQEVCRQNELSSVHVNFCLDDETEILAELGYLKRVGLQYQWLNYGYRAFEDYLAHFRTKRRNQIKREMREMNDQGVEITALSGDAIPDELVPRMFALYKTHLDKLYWGRQYLQPRFFDLLGQRFKRNLCFVVAHQRGELVAGTFNVQKSGVMYGRYWGAFREVRHLHFNVCYYAAIRHCIQNGFARFEPGAGGDFKRLRGFDPQPTVSMHFFADERLAAAVARFLDREREQMHKTIDYLHEESELKHESPPEESDEE
- a CDS encoding VacB/RNase II family 3'-5' exoribonuclease, which encodes MQPGMIVAYRERGHLALGLVEKVSLPPAKVQLDLIGEDGKKSVLALDRLLFESRLTVPLSLPLPEIKKRLQETRSQIDATAHTIDLKELWELVREETEAEFPWDELAGYLLSSTEHAFARLGVLDALLRQNLYFKEKKAGIFTPRTEDSIAEILRQHQLEQERLHMQQAFFSWARERVATPGSPIPIPAGAERYLEPIKGFALNGDLYEKKLQAQKLMEEIGFRGKGHPWDVAFQLLVTLGVWEEDEELSLLRYHIPTRFPTEIVTAAEAVPEFAPGCTGYEDLTSLFTFTIDDADTMEIDDALSVSENDGVTRVGVHITDVGFFVPPESELDKAALARGTTVYLPRGKLPMLPPSLSEDKASLIAGQVRPTLSFFVTVDRTGVITDEQIRRGVIRVGQRLSYAEADVLLHNEDKTAIAAALHLLLQVAQMRKAQRIAQGAIVIDGEEIKVKVHEGEVTVTALPNESPSRSLVGECMILANEMAARYCRDHRLPALYIAQPPPDEPVLPAVSFPTQRVYVQATRRLMKPSQIGTTPTPHTALGLNVYTQATSPLRRYHDLQMHHQIKHHLEHGTPLFNSERLQMIAAGAQESSTAAKRCERESTRYWLLRFLERKKGQTIGGQVVREYNGRSFVELDETLIVVPLAANTPLPLGTEVQLVINHVDARRDMLSVRLADGAQ